Proteins encoded in a region of the Vitis riparia cultivar Riparia Gloire de Montpellier isolate 1030 chromosome 7, EGFV_Vit.rip_1.0, whole genome shotgun sequence genome:
- the LOC117918220 gene encoding subtilisin-like protease SBT1.5 — protein sequence MSLLGSLVLIVFLSFSVVSIDANFEKAHAFIVRVQNDLKPPEFSGVEHWYSSTLRSLSSNPLASENLTTIPKGLKSDFIHVYRTVFHGFSAKLTAQQVDELKKRPEILGVFPDQLRQLLTTRSPQFLGLGKTVMPNGLISESDSGSNVIIGVLDTGIWPERRSFHDAGLADVPSKWKGECTEGEKFSKKLCNKKLVGARYFIDGYETIGGSTTGVIRSARDTDGHGTHTASTAAGRTVSNASLLGFASGTAGGIASKARIAVYKVCWHDGCADSDILAGIDKAVEDGVDVISSSIGGPPIPDYEDPIAIGAFGAMEHGVFVSAAAGNSGPSESSVTNIAPWITTVGASSIDRRFPADLLLGNGSIINGSSLYNGGPLPTKKLPLIYGGEAAAEPRRPDAKLVRSGSPAAFCIPGSLSPKLVRGKIVLCDRGMSARAAKSLVVKEAGGVGVIVANVEPEGGNIIADAHLIPGLAITQWGGDLVRDYISSTKTPEATIVFRGTQVGVKPAPVVASFSSRGPSYGSPYIFKPDMVAPGVNILAAWPDGLSPTELSADPRRTKFNIVSGTSMSCPHVSGLAALLKGAHPDWSPGAIRSALMTTAYTHDQEGKPLLDDTDYKEATVFGMGAGHVDPEKATDPGLIYDMTVEDYVSFMCASGFSSDSIKVITRRRVICSESQKLHPWDINYPIISVSLDPSTKSKTRLTVIRTVTHVGNSGSKYSVTVRRPKGIAVSVDPKSIEFKKKGEKHSYKVEISVEEGGEDGAVIGSLSWTDGKHRVTSLIVVNI from the coding sequence ATGAGTCTACTTGGGTCTCTGGTTCTCattgtttttctctcattctcagTTGTTTCCATTGATGCCAACTTCGAAAAGGCCCATGCTTTCATAGTCCGAGTTCAAAACGACTTGAAACCACCTGAGTTTTCTGGGGTTGAACACTGGTATAGCTCAACCCTGCGAAGCCTTAGTTCTAATCCTCTAGCCTCTGAAAACCTCACCACGATCCCAAAAGGGCTCAAATCAGATTTCATCCATGTTTATAGAACCGTATTCCATGGTTTTTCCGCAAAGCTTACAGCACAACAGGTCGACGAGTTGAAAAAACGCCCTGAAATTCTAGGGGTCTTCCCTGACCAACTTCGTCAGCTTCTAACGACGCGTTCACCGCAATTTCTTGGCCTCGGTAAAACTGTCATGCCAAATGGTCTGATAAGTGAGTCTGATTCCGGCTCTAATGTTATAATCGGAGTTCTTGACACCGGTATATGGCCGGAACGACGTAGTTTCCACGATGCAGGCCTCGCGGACGTTCCTTCTAAATGGAAAGGAGAATGCACCGAGGGAGAAAAGTTTTCCAAGAAACTATGCAACAAAAAGCTCGTCGGAGCGAGGTACTTCATTGATGGGTATGAGACCATAGGTGGCAGCACTACAGGCGTCATCAGATCGGCGAGAGACACTGATGGCCACGGAACCCACACAGCATCTACGGCCGCCGGCAGAACCGTTTCGAATGCATCACTGCTTGGGTTTGCTAGTGGCACCGCTGGCGGAATTGCATCCAAGGCGAGGATCGCCGTATACAAGGTCTGTTGGCACGACGGTTGTGCAGATTCCGACATCCTCGCCGGCATCGACAAGGCCGTGGAAGACGGCGTTGACGTCATCTCCTCTTCTATTGGAGGTCCTCCCATTCCTGACTATGAAGACCCAATTGCCATTGGTGCGTTTGGTGCAATGGAACATGGCGTTTTTGTGTCCGCCGCAGCTGGAAATTCGGGTCCCAGTGAGTCTTCGGTGACGAACATCGCACCATGGATAACGACGGTCGGTGCAAGCTCCATCGACAGAAGGTTTCCGGCGGATCTTCTGCTAGGAAACGGCAGTATCATCAACGGCTCTTCTCTCTACAATGGTGGACCTTTGCCGACGAAGAAGCTGCCGCTGATTTACGGTGGTGAGGCCGCAGCGGAGCCACGGCGGCCGGATGCCAAATTGGTAAGAAGTGGTTCGCCTGCAGCTTTTTGCATACCGGGCTCGTTGTCTCCAAAACTGGTACGTGGCAAAATCGTATTGTGTGATAGAGGCATGTCAGCACGTGCCGCGAAATCATTGGTAGTGAAGGAAGCTGGTGGGGTCGGTGTTATTGTCGCCAACGTGGAACCGGAGGGAGGGAACATAATCGCCGACGCTCACCTCATCCCTGGTTTGGCCATTACCCAATGGGGCGGTGACCTGGTTCGCGATTACATAAGCTCCACTAAGACGCCCGAAGCCACAATAGTATTTCGAGGGACCCAGGTGGGGGTGAAGCCGGCGCCTGTCGTTGCATCGTTTTCGTCGAGAGGACCCAGTTACGGATCACCGTATATCTTCAAACCGGACATGGTAGCGCCAGGTGTCAACATCCTAGCGGCATGGCCCGATGGTCTTTCACCAACTGAGTTATCAGCTGATCCGCGGCGCACCAAGTTCAACATAGTCTCCGGCACATCAATGTCCTGCCCCCACGTATCAGGCCTGGCGGCCCTCCTAAAAGGGGCCCACCCCGATTGGTCACCAGGAGCCATCCGATCGGCTCTAATGACCACCGCTTACACACACGATCAAGAAGGAAAGCCTTTATTGGACGATACAGATTACAAAGAAGCCACAGTGTTCGGCATGGGAGCAGGACACGTGGACCCCGAAAAAGCCACTGATCCCGGACTAATTTACGATATGACGGTGGAGGATTACGTGAGCTTCATGTGTGCCTCAGGCTTCAGCAGCGATTCCATCAAGGTCATCACACGGAGGAGGGTAATCTGTAGTGAGTCCCAGAAACTTCATCCGTGGGACATCAACTACCCAATCATCTCCGTCTCCCTCGACCCATCAACAAAGTCCAAAACCCGATTAACGGTGATAAGGACAGTAACGCACGTTGGAAACAGTGGTAGTAAGTACAGCGTGACAGTGAGGAGGCCAAAGGGTATAGCCGTGAGCGTTGATCCAAAGAGCATAGAATTCAAGAAGAAGGGTGAAAAACATAGCTATAAGGTTGAAATTTCCGTTGAGGAAGGCGGAGAGGATGGGGCTGTGATTGGATCACTGAGCTGGACGGATGGGAAACACCGTGTGACGTCACTCATAGTGGTGAACAtatga